The Brachionichthys hirsutus isolate HB-005 chromosome 3, CSIRO-AGI_Bhir_v1, whole genome shotgun sequence genome has a window encoding:
- the cacng8b gene encoding voltage-dependent calcium channel gamma-4 subunit: MVCEKGIQILLTTVGAFAAFGLMTVAIGTDYWLYSRALICNSTANVTQDDPHNKDKKDPGALTHSGLWRICCLEGVKRGVCSQINHFPEDADFDHDGAEYVLRVVRASNIFPILSAILLLMGGVCIAVSRFYRSKRNIILGAGILFVAAGLSNIIGVIVYISAALGDISPKKDEDKKWQYSYGWSFYFGGLSFIMAEMVGVLAVNIYIEKNKELRCRSRTDIFKSTTHAMLRLPSYRFRRRSRSSSRSTDPSRSRDASPVGGGGKNFGLPPSALLSQGPISVSTLPNPHSRSHTALAGDISLYTLSRDPKLGGLPPMYGTVDRATLYQLHNCFPKDGGGGGGVMMSGTLPSLKSHNPSNSTNSNAPMSNSVGSGPPPFTSSTVDRERGMGTLDRLKGDRESNSNTLNRKTTPV; encoded by the exons ATGGTGTGTGAGAAGGGGATCCAGATCCTTCTCACCACCGTGGGGGCATTTGCTGCCTTCGGCCTGATGACGGTAGCAATAGGGACGGATTACTGGCTGTACTCCCGTGCCCTCATCTGCAACAGCACCGCCAACGTCACCCAGGATGACCCCCATAACAAGGACAAGAAGGACCCTGGGGCACTCACCCACTCTGGACTGTGGCGAATATGCTGCCTCGAAG GTGTGAAGAGAGGAGTGTGTTCTCAGATCAACCACTTCCCAGAGGATGCAGACTTTGACCATGATGGGGCAGAGTACGTTCTAC GGGTAGTCAGGGCTTCCAACATCTTCCCAATCCTCAGTGCCATCCTGCTTCTGATGGGAGGAGTTTGTATCGCTGTTAGTCGTTTCTATAGGAGCAAAAGGAACATCATCCTGGGGGCAGGAATTCTTTTTGTCGCTGCAG GTCTGAGTAACATAATCGGCGTGATTGTGTACATCTCGGCTGCACTGGGGGACATTTCTCCTAAGAAGGACGAGGATAAGAAGTGGCAGTACTCCTACGGCTGGTCTTTTTACTTCGGCGGTCTGTCCTTCATCATGGCCGAGATGGTGGGGGTGCTGGCTGTCAACATCTACATCGAGAAGAACAAGGAGCTGCGCTGCCGATCGCGGACCGACATTTTCAAGAGCACTACCCACGCCATGCTCCGTCTGCCCAGCTACCGCTTTCGCCGCCGCTCTCGCTCCTCATCGCGCTCCACTGACCCCTCCCGCTCCCGAGACGCCTCACCTGTAGGGGGAGGTGGTAAGAACTTTGGCCTGCCACCATCTGCGCTGCTTTCCCAGGGCCCTATCTCAGTATCCACTCTACCAAACCCCCACTCCCGATCCCACACGGCGCTGGCTGGCGACATCTCCCTCTACACATTGTCCCGAGACCCCAAACTGGGGGGTTTGCCACCCATGTATGGAACGGTGGACAGGGCCACGCTCTACCAGCTTCACAACTGCTTCCCAAAGGATGGCGGGGGCGGCGGAGGGGTGATGATGAGTGGTACACTTCCCTCGCTGAAGTCTCATAACCCTTCCAATTCTACCAACTCCAATGCGCCGATGTCCAACTCGGTGGGCTCTGGCCCGCCACCCTTCACCTCATCAACAGTAGACAGGGAGCGAGGGATGGGGACACTGGACAGGCtgaagggagacagagagagcaacTCTAACACCCTCAATAGGAAGACGACGCCAGTGTAG
- the cacng7b gene encoding voltage-dependent calcium channel gamma-7 subunit translates to MSSCSSRALTILSTVFGACGLLLVGVAVSTDYWLIMVEGIILQQNQSMEVKMALHSGLWRVCFVAGSENGRCVASEYFTEPEIEITTENTANILKMVMRTATPFPMVSLLFVFTAFIISNIGHIQPQRTILAFVSGIFFILSGLSLVVGLVLYISSINDEVMNRPREPEQFFNYHYGWSFAFAASSFLLKEGAGVMSVYLFMKRYAEEEMYRPHPALYHPRLSESSDYSGQFLHPESSWPQQKRGRSTSNASSDISIQLNQAPPAPPKGKLHTGGPGSPPSGSSSARIYQMAPQSAGYPTTHTLTRSHSSHPQGQALPMVVPPPPVLPPHYHTHMHMSASPC, encoded by the exons ATGAGTTCGTGCAGCAGCCGTGCGTTGACCATCCTGTCCACGGTGTTCGGAGCCTGCGGGCTCCTGCTGGTGGGGGTGGCCGTGTCCACCGACTACTGGCTGATCATGGTGGAGGGCATCATCCTACAACAGAACCAGAGCATGGAGGTGAAGATGGCACTGCATTCAGGCCTCTGGAGAGTTTGCTTCGTGGCCG GATCAGAAAACGGTAGATGTGTCGCATCAGAGTACTTCACAGAACCTGAAATAGAGATCACCACTGAAAACACCGCAAATATCCTGA AGATGGTGATGAGGACAGCCACGCCCTTCCCAATGGTGTCGCTGCTGTTTGTCTTCACCGCCTTCATCATCAGTAACATAGGACATATCCAGCCTCAGCGCACTATCCTGGCCTTCGTTTCTGGgatcttcttcatcctctcag gCCTCAGTCTAGTGGTGGGCCTGGTGCTCTACATCTCCAGTATTAACGATGAGGTGATGAACCGGCCCAGGGAGCCCGAACAGTTCTTCAACTACCACTACGGCTGGTCCTTCGCCTTCGCTGCCTCCTCCTTCTTGCTGAAAGAG GGGGCCGGGGTGATGTCAGTCTATCTGTTCATGAAGCGCTACGCTGAGGAAGAGATGTACCGACCCCACCCTGCCCTCTACCACCCCCGCCTCTCAGAGAGCAGCGATTACAGCGGTCAGTTCCTCCATCCGGAGTCCTCTTGGCCCCAGCAAAAGCGAGGCCGCAGCACCTCCAACGCCTCCAGTGACATCTCCATCCAGCTCAATCAGGCACCCCCAGCCCCACCCAAAGGCAAGCTCCATACCGGCGGTCCGGGCAGCCCGCCTTCTGGTTCTTCTTCCGCACGGATCTACCAAATGGCCCCCCAGTCTGCTGGATaccccaccacacacactctgaccAGGTCACACTCCTCGCATCCCCAAGGCCAGGCTCTCCCAATGGTTGTGCCTCCACCACCTGTACTTCCCCCTCACTatcacacgcacatgcacatgaGTGCCTCCCCCTGTTAG